The DNA window CGACACGCACCGCCATGGCGTTGATGGTGAAGTCGCGCCGGACGAGATCACCGTCGAGCGTGTCCCCGAAGGTGACCTCGGGATTGCGTCCGACCCGGTCGTAGGCGTCGGCACGGAAGGTGGTGATCTCGATCATGGCTTCGCCCTTGCGGACGCCGACGGTACCGAATTCGATACCCACGTCCCAGATCGCGTCGGCCCATCCGCCGACGAGTTCGAGGATCTGTTCCGGGCGCGCATCGGTGGTGAAGTCCAGGTCGTTGCCGAGTCGGCCCAGGATCGCGTCGCGGACCGATCCGCCCACCAGATAGAGCTCGTGACCGGCGTCGGTGAAGAGCGCACCGAGCGGTCCGAGGACGTCCCCGAGCCCCCGCAGGGTCACCGCGCCGGCGGCGAGCAGGCGGGTTCTGCGGTCCGGATCCGTCGCTGGCGATCCGGGCGCGGTGGAGTCTGTCACGGCTTGCCACCCTACCGTCGCCGACCGGCCGGGCCGTGACCGCCGAGTCATCTGGGCGTCCACACGCGCCGGACTCCGGGCAAACAGCAGGTGACCAGCAGCTAGCATCGTGACTGTGTCCACCGATCCCTCGACCAACCCTTCAGACGTCAGTCGCGACGTCGTCCGGGGTGGTCGGGCGGCAGGTCAGCCCGAGGACACCGCCACCACGCCGGCCCACCCGGGTCAACAGCCCGGTGCCGGCCGCAACCGCAACCGCCGCGGCCGTCGTCGGCGCGGCGGACGTAAGGGCGAAGCACGCACTCCCGAGCGGCAGCCGCCGGACAGCCCCCAGCGCGCCGGCCTGCCCACCACGCCGACCACGGCACCGCCATCGGATTCGGCCCCGCCCTCCCCGACGCGCCCGCCGGCGGGACCGGCCGGGGCGACCTCCGCGGGGACCACACCCGACGCCGCGCAGCGACCCGACTCGGTTCCGACGCCCAACGATCTGGCCCGTGGTCGACGACGCGGTGCGACGCCGGTGCCCGACCCTGATCGCGTGGCGGCCTCGGTGGATCGTCTCCCGGTGGATCCCGACCGTCCGCGGCCGCGCGTCACCCCGCCCAAACCGTCGGACCTGGTGTCGGTGACGGCGACGATCACCAAGACCGGCCTGACCGCGGCGGCCAAACCGTCGGGGAAGAAGCGTCGGCGTCCGCCTCGCCCGGAACGGCCGAACGGCGAGCGGCTGCGGACCGTGCGGGAAACCTCGGCGGGTGGGTTGGTGATCTCTGACCTCGACCTTCCCGTCGACGAGCTGTCCGCCGCCCTGATCGGCCGGGTGGACCGGCGCGGTCGGATGATGTGGTCGTTGCCGAAGGGCCACATCGAAACCGGGGAGACCGCCGAGCAAACCGCCATCCGCGAGGTGGCCGAGGAAACCGGCATCCACGGCACCGTGGTGGCCCCGCTCGGCAAGATTGACTATTGGTTCGTCAGTGAAGGCCGCCGTATCCACAAGACGGTGCACCACTATCTACTGCGCAGCGTCGGCGGCGAATTGTCCGACGCCGACTACGAGGTCAGCGAGGTCGCGTGGGTGCCGTTGCACGAGCTGCCACGTCGGCTCACGTACTCTGACGAGCGGCGACTGGCCCGGATGGCCCGCGGCGTGATCGCCGATCTCGCCGCAGACCCGCACCGCCTGGCCAAGTCGGAGGCCGACAGTATCCGCACCGAACCCAACGCCTATGAGAAAGCCGCAGCCGCGCGCAATCAGCGCCGTAACGAGACGCCGCCACCGGTCCGGTCTCGTCGTCGGCGACGCCGTTCGCGCAGGCCGTCGGCGGGCGATGGCTGACGGCCTCGGGCGGCTGCAGCGACGACGACGCACCCGTGCGCCCGGGCGTGGTGTCGCCCTGCTCGCAGCGCTTCTGCTGACCGCGCTGATCGCGGCGCCGAGCACCGCGCAACCCGCCGGCACCGACGAGCGGATCTCCTTCGCGCGGATCGTCGTCGATACCCTGACCCCGACGATCGTGACCACCACCAGCGCCCCGGTGGTGACGGTGGCCGGTCACGTCGACAACACCAGTGACCGCACCGTCCGAGACCTGACGATCCGGCTCGAACGCGGTGCCGCGGTGACCTCGGCCGCCGGATTGCGCAGCAGCCTGGCCGTCGATCATCCGCCTGTCGCTGCTGCGGGCGGGTTCCGGCGTCTCACCGACACCCTGGCACCGGGTGGGCGGGCCGACTTCACCATCACGATGCCGCTCTCGACCGCCGACGGTCTGCAGATCTCGCGGCCCGGCGTGTATCCACTGCAGGTCAACGTCAACGGCGTCCCGGATTACGGCAGCACCGCACAGGTCGCCGGGTCGCGCACGCTGCTTCCGGTGCTGTCACTGCCACCCGACGCCGATCGGGCGAGTGGCTATGTCCAACCGGCGACGGAGGACTCCGGCACCACCGACGATGACATCCCCGGCCTGGGACCGGACGGCTCGGTGTCGGCGAATCTGTCGAGCCCCGCGCGGATGACGATGCTGTGGCCGCTGGCCGCTCCCCCGCAACTCGCCGCGGGAGTGCTGGGTGCGGGTACCGAGCCGGTGCGTCTGATCAGCGAGGACCTGGCCCGTTCCCTGGGTGACGGTGGCCGGCTGGCGAACCTGCTGGCCGCGCTGAGTGCGGTCGTCGGAAGCCCGCCGCCGGGCACCAGCGGAACGTCGGAGTCCACCGGGGACTCCGGGTCGGACAGCAGCGAACCCAACTCCCCTCAGCCGCCACCGGCCGCTGCCCCGCTGGCGGGCGGGCTGTGTCTGGCCATCGATTCCGATCTGCTCGTCACGGTGCGGGCGATGTCGCTCGGATACGTGGTGTCGACCGATCCGGGCGACCCTCGCTCGTCGACGGTCGAGGGCACCGGCAGTGACACCGCGACGCGCTGGCTGGCCGAGCTGCGCCGGGTCGCGTCGAAGCTGTGTGTCGTCGCGCTGCCGTTCGCCCAGGTCGATCTCACCTCGCTGGCCCGCGTCGGCAACACCGCCCTGAGTGCGGCCGCCCTCACCTCCCCGGCCGACGTCGTCGACGCGATCCTCGGTGTCCGCAGCATCCGGAATCTGGCCGTCCCGGCGGTGGGCGCCATCGACGCGGACGGCGCGGGCGTCCTGACCGGCGCGCGAGTACCCGGGGTCGCGGTGAGCACCGGTTCGATCCGGCCGCAATCACAACCCGACGACGGCGGGCTCTACCGCCTCGACGGTCTGGGTGTGGCCACCTACGAGGCCCCCATCACGGCCGCGCTCGGCGGCCTGGGCACCTCCCCCTCGATCCCCACCATCACACCGGCCGATCAGGTCGTCGACCTGGCCGCGGAGTCCGACCTCAGCCGTCGTCAGGCCGCCCTCGCCGCGCTGGCCTACCCGGCGATCTCCGCGCCGCTGAGCCCGCGCCCCGGGTCACCGTCGTCCGACGACGATGCCGCGACACCGGTAGCCGGCCGCGGAGCGCTCATCGTGCCGCCGACGTACTGGTCACCGACCGTCGCCGACGCCGACGCTCTCTTCGACACCGCCCGCCTGCTGGTGGATGCCGGTGCGGCGAGCGCGGAGTCGTTCCCGTCGCTCGTCGAGGCGGTAGAGCGGGCCCGTACCCCCGCACGATTACGCAACCCACCCGGCGTCGGTCCGATCTCGCGGCTGAGTTCGGTACTGACGCCGACGACCACCGCCGCCATCCGCGACGACGCCGAGACGAGCTGGCAGTTGCAGGGGTCGCTGGTGTCCTCCGCCGACGTCGACGCCACGCCCGAACGCTATCTCTCCCCGTTGCGCGAGGATCTGCTGCGGGCGATGCGCAGCCCGGATGTCGCCGGTGAGCCGGCACGCGCCTACCTCACCGGGCAGCAGAGTCAACGGGTGTCCGCGGTGTCATCGACGCTGCAGGGCATGCGCTCACAGGTGACGATCCTGGATCCGGGTGGCCGCTACACCCTGGCGTCCGAACGCAGCCCGCTGCTGCTGGTGGTGCGCAACGACCTCGATCTGCCGGTGCGGGTGAAGATCGCCACGACCGGTCCGGCTGATCTGGACGTCGGTGACGTGGGCGTCGTCGAGATCCCCGCCAACGGCACCCGGCAGATCCAATTGCCTACGCGCGCAGAGTCTTCCGAGGCGACATCGGTGGTGATCACCTTGTCGACGGTGACCGGCCTGCCGCTGGGTGAGCCGATCACGCTCTCGCTGCGGTCCAATGCCTACGGCCGGGTGCTGTTCATCGTCACCATCGTGGCGGGTGTCGCGCTGGTGCTGCTCACCGCGCGCCGGCTGTGGCACCGGTTCCGCGGTGAGCCCGACCCGGCCGACCTCGACCGCCCGGAGCCCGACGAGCTGGAACGACTCCTCGCCGGCAGCAGCTATCAGGAACGACGCCGTACCCTGCAACACGAGGAGGAACGACTGTTCGACGACCCGCCGGACCCCCACGCGGACACCGGGGTGGCCGCCGAATCGGTCACCGACACCGGCGACTCCGGCGACACCACGAGCGGGACGGCCGGTCCGCGATGAGCGATCGGAACAGGACTTCGGACATGCACGACGACCCGCGCGACCGTGGCCGACGGCAACCGCCGTCTGCGGGTCGGGCGGTACCAAATCGTGCGGTACCAAATTCTGGGGTGCCCGATCGTGCGGTACCGGATCAGGACCGGCACGACCCTGATCGGGCCCTCCCGCGTCGGATCCCACCGCGCGGACCGGTTCGCGGGGCCACTCCCCTGGCCGGGCCGGTGGGCGCCCAGCCGCCCCTCTCGGGTCGCCCCCCCGGGCCCGGGCAACTGCCACGTCCGTCCGGTGCTCGTTCCGGGCCACCGCGGCAGACGCGCGTCCCCTCCGCGGCCCACCCGGCCCGGCCCGCCCAACAGGTGATCCCCGAACGGCCCGGGCCCACCGTCACCGACGACGAAGAATCCTCCACCGGACTCGCCCGCGACTCCGATTCGAGCATTCTGCGGACCAGCGGTTCCATCGCGCTGGCGACCCTGTTCAGCCGCATCACCGGATTCGTCCGCACGGTCCTCATCCTGGCGCTGCTCGGCGCGACGGTGGCCTCCGCATTCCAGGCCGCCGACGTCCTGCCGAACATGATCGCCGAGGTGCTGCTCGGCGCGGTCCTCACCGCCATCGTCATCCCGCTGCTGGCGCGCGCGGAAGCCGAGGACGCCGACCAGGGCGCGTCGTTCATCAACAAGATCTTCACGCTGACCGTCGTGGTCCTCGGTATCGGGACCGTGGTCGCGATCGCCGCGGCACCGCTGCTGACCTCACTGAACGTCGACAACGACGCATTGCGGCCGCTGGCCACCGGGCTCGCGTACTTCCTGCTTGTCGAGATTCTCTTCTACGGGCTGACCGCCCTGTTCATCGCGATCCTCAACCTGCGCGGCTACTTCAAGCCGGGTGCCTGGGCACCGGTGCTCAACAACGTCATCCAGATCTCCGCGCTGATCACCTACTCGCTGATGCCCGGCGAACTCACCCTCAACCCGGTGCGGATGACCGATCCCCAGTTGCTGGTGATCGGCGTCGGCTGCGCGCTGGGTGTGGTGATGCAGGCCGTCATCCTGCTGCCCTTCCTGCGTCGCGCGGGTGTCCGGCTGCGTTTCGAGTGGGGCCTGGATGCGCGTCTGCGCAAGTTCGGCAACATGGCGCTGGCCGTGGTCTGCTACGTCGCGGTCCTGCAGGTGGGGTTGGTCATCACCTACCGGATCGCGTCGGCCGCCTCGGATTCCGGTATCAGCATCTACTTCACCCACTGGCAGTTGCTGCAACTGCCCTACGGGGTGCTCGGGGTCACCATCCTCACCGCCATCATGCCGAGGCTCTCGCGCAACGCAGCCGCCGACGACACCAAGGCCGTGGTCGACGATCTGTCGCTGGCCACTCGCCTCACCACCGTCGCGCTGGTGCCGGTGGTCGCGTTCATGACGTTCTTCGGCCCGGCCCTGGCGATCGCGGTGTTCAACTTCGGCCGCTTCGACGCCACCACCGCCGACCAGCTCGGTTCGGTGCTGGCCTGGGGTGCGTTCACCCTCATTCCCTACTCGATGACCCTGGTTCAGCTGCGCGTGTTCTACGCGCGGGAGGACGCCTGGACGCCGACGCTGATGGTGCTGGGCATCACCGCGGTCAAGGTGGTGTCGTCGTATCTGGGTCCGGTGCTGTTCGACGACCCCGACCTCGTGGTGCGCTGGGTCGCCCTGTCCAACGGCCTCGGCTATCTGGTGGGCGCCGTCGTCGGGCATTACCTGCTGCGCAAGCGTCTGGGTTATCGGAGCCTGCTGCACGTGACGCGCACGATGCTGCTCACCATCGCGGTGTCGGTGGCGGTGGCCGCGGTGGTGTGGACGGCATCCGAGCTGTCCGGGTTGCATCACCTCGTCGACGAGGCCGGCAAGATCGGGTCACTGGCCTACCTGGTGCTGACCGCGGCGGTGACGCTCGGCGTGATCTACGCACTGCTCGCCGCGCTGGGCGTGCCGGATGTGGTGTCCATCGGGAACACGGTGCGCCGCCTGCTCGGTCGGTTCATCCCGGCGCTCGCACCGCCTCCCGATCCGCAACCAGAGCGTTCCGCAACGATCACGGTTCAGTTCCCGCGCGTCACCGACGACGAGTCGCTCCCGTACTCTGGTCAGGTGCAGGTGCTGCGCCGGTTTGACCGGGGCACCGCCACCTGGCAGTCCTATTCGGTGCACTCCGGCGGGGCCGCCGGTAACCGGGACGCGCCGCGGCTGCACGCCGTTCCGCGCCCCCCGGCGCCGCCCCGTGACATGCGCTATCGGAGGAAAGGAGTTCGACGCGTGAGCGAGAGCGAGGTCGACACCACATCGCCGTCCCCCGATCCCACCACCCCGGAACCGCCCTCGGCCGATCACACCGAATCTGCCTCTCCCACCGCCACATCGGGAGCCGCCGGCCGCGACGCCGCCCCCACCCCACCGGATACCACCCCATCGGCCCCCGGTCCGCGGCGGCCGCGTGGACCGCGCCTGGTGCCCGGTGCCGCCGTCGCCGGCGGACGCTACCGATTGCTCGATCACCACGGCGGCACACGCGGACTGCAGTTCTGGCGTGCGCTCGACGTCAACCTGGACCGCAACGTCGCGCTCACCTTCGTCGACGCCGATCAGCTCGCCCCACCGCCGGAGCGCGGCGTCGCGGTCAAGACCTCCGATCAGGGTCCGCAGGCGGTTTTGTCGCGCACTCTGCTTCTGGGACAGGTGAATTCCGACGGCGTGGCCCGAGTGCTCGACGTGGTGCGCGGCTCGTCGGGTGGCATCGTCGTCACCGAATGGGTCGAGGGTTCCTCGTTGGCCGACGTCGCCGCATCCGGGCCCTCGCCGATCGGTGCCGCACGGGCGGTCCGCTCGCTCGCCGCGGCCGCGGAGATCGCACACCGTTCTGGTGGCGCCCTGTCGATCGATCATCCCGATCGCATCCGCATCAGCAACGACGGCAACGCCGTCCTCGCTTTCCCTGGCACCCTCGCCGGTGACGACAAGGCCTCTGACGTCCGCGGCCTCGGTGCGGTGCTCTACGCACTGCTGCTCAACCGCTGGCCGTTGGATGGTCCGTCCGGGTCCCGGCTGGTCACCACCGACGACACCACCGAGCCGGTCGGCGGATTGCCGATCGCCCGTCCGGGCGCCGACGGGGCACCCATCGAACCCCGGGAAGCCAACTCCGACATTCCTTTCGAGATCTCTGCTGTCGCCGCTCGGGCGCTCGACGGAACGCGCGGTATCCGTACTGCCGCCACCGTGCAGCACGTACTGGATCAGGCAACGGTGCTCGATCTCAACACCGACATGCTGCCGGCCATCGGACGCGACGACGACCCGCCGGTGTCGGTCACCACCCGCTCCGACACCGGCGAGGATCCGCGCAAGCGCCGCAACGTCGGGCTGCTGGTCGGCGCCGGGTTGCTGGCAGTGTTCCTCGTCATCGCGCTGGTGGTGTGGGCGTCGAACATCTTCGGCGGTGACGACGGATCCTCGGACATCGATTCGATCATCACCAGCAGCGCCCCGCCGTCGACCCCTGCACCGCCGGGAACCGCTGCACCACAAGCGGGTACACCGGTCGCACTGCGTTCGGTGACGGTCAAGGACTTCTCCAGCCAGCCACCGGATCCGTCGGCGAACGTCGGCAATGTCATCAGCGGCGCACCGCCGGCGTGGCGTACCGATCCCTACGACCGGACACCCAACTTCGGCGGCCTCAAGGACGGACTGGGGTTGATGTTCGACCTCGGCACCCAGCAGGCCGTCAAGACGGTGACGATCCGCACCTCGACTCCGGGCTACTCGGTGTCCATCAGGACCGCGCCGGGCGCGAACCCGTTGTTCACCCAGACCACCGAAGTCGCCTCCGGCACAGTCGATCAGCCGGTCACCACACTGACCGTCGCCAACCCCCAGGCGAGCCGCTTCGTCATGGTGTGGATCACCTCGCTACCGCCGACAGCCAATCCGTCGGGCCGCTACCAGGCCGAGGTG is part of the Gordonia bronchialis DSM 43247 genome and encodes:
- a CDS encoding NUDIX hydrolase — protein: MSTDPSTNPSDVSRDVVRGGRAAGQPEDTATTPAHPGQQPGAGRNRNRRGRRRRGGRKGEARTPERQPPDSPQRAGLPTTPTTAPPSDSAPPSPTRPPAGPAGATSAGTTPDAAQRPDSVPTPNDLARGRRRGATPVPDPDRVAASVDRLPVDPDRPRPRVTPPKPSDLVSVTATITKTGLTAAAKPSGKKRRRPPRPERPNGERLRTVRETSAGGLVISDLDLPVDELSAALIGRVDRRGRMMWSLPKGHIETGETAEQTAIREVAEETGIHGTVVAPLGKIDYWFVSEGRRIHKTVHHYLLRSVGGELSDADYEVSEVAWVPLHELPRRLTYSDERRLARMARGVIADLAADPHRLAKSEADSIRTEPNAYEKAAAARNQRRNETPPPVRSRRRRRRSRRPSAGDG
- a CDS encoding DUF6049 family protein, translated to MADGLGRLQRRRRTRAPGRGVALLAALLLTALIAAPSTAQPAGTDERISFARIVVDTLTPTIVTTTSAPVVTVAGHVDNTSDRTVRDLTIRLERGAAVTSAAGLRSSLAVDHPPVAAAGGFRRLTDTLAPGGRADFTITMPLSTADGLQISRPGVYPLQVNVNGVPDYGSTAQVAGSRTLLPVLSLPPDADRASGYVQPATEDSGTTDDDIPGLGPDGSVSANLSSPARMTMLWPLAAPPQLAAGVLGAGTEPVRLISEDLARSLGDGGRLANLLAALSAVVGSPPPGTSGTSESTGDSGSDSSEPNSPQPPPAAAPLAGGLCLAIDSDLLVTVRAMSLGYVVSTDPGDPRSSTVEGTGSDTATRWLAELRRVASKLCVVALPFAQVDLTSLARVGNTALSAAALTSPADVVDAILGVRSIRNLAVPAVGAIDADGAGVLTGARVPGVAVSTGSIRPQSQPDDGGLYRLDGLGVATYEAPITAALGGLGTSPSIPTITPADQVVDLAAESDLSRRQAALAALAYPAISAPLSPRPGSPSSDDDAATPVAGRGALIVPPTYWSPTVADADALFDTARLLVDAGAASAESFPSLVEAVERARTPARLRNPPGVGPISRLSSVLTPTTTAAIRDDAETSWQLQGSLVSSADVDATPERYLSPLREDLLRAMRSPDVAGEPARAYLTGQQSQRVSAVSSTLQGMRSQVTILDPGGRYTLASERSPLLLVVRNDLDLPVRVKIATTGPADLDVGDVGVVEIPANGTRQIQLPTRAESSEATSVVITLSTVTGLPLGEPITLSLRSNAYGRVLFIVTIVAGVALVLLTARRLWHRFRGEPDPADLDRPEPDELERLLAGSSYQERRRTLQHEEERLFDDPPDPHADTGVAAESVTDTGDSGDTTSGTAGPR
- a CDS encoding murein biosynthesis integral membrane protein MurJ, which produces MIPERPGPTVTDDEESSTGLARDSDSSILRTSGSIALATLFSRITGFVRTVLILALLGATVASAFQAADVLPNMIAEVLLGAVLTAIVIPLLARAEAEDADQGASFINKIFTLTVVVLGIGTVVAIAAAPLLTSLNVDNDALRPLATGLAYFLLVEILFYGLTALFIAILNLRGYFKPGAWAPVLNNVIQISALITYSLMPGELTLNPVRMTDPQLLVIGVGCALGVVMQAVILLPFLRRAGVRLRFEWGLDARLRKFGNMALAVVCYVAVLQVGLVITYRIASAASDSGISIYFTHWQLLQLPYGVLGVTILTAIMPRLSRNAAADDTKAVVDDLSLATRLTTVALVPVVAFMTFFGPALAIAVFNFGRFDATTADQLGSVLAWGAFTLIPYSMTLVQLRVFYAREDAWTPTLMVLGITAVKVVSSYLGPVLFDDPDLVVRWVALSNGLGYLVGAVVGHYLLRKRLGYRSLLHVTRTMLLTIAVSVAVAAVVWTASELSGLHHLVDEAGKIGSLAYLVLTAAVTLGVIYALLAALGVPDVVSIGNTVRRLLGRFIPALAPPPDPQPERSATITVQFPRVTDDESLPYSGQVQVLRRFDRGTATWQSYSVHSGGAAGNRDAPRLHAVPRPPAPPRDMRYRRKGVRRVSESEVDTTSPSPDPTTPEPPSADHTESASPTATSGAAGRDAAPTPPDTTPSAPGPRRPRGPRLVPGAAVAGGRYRLLDHHGGTRGLQFWRALDVNLDRNVALTFVDADQLAPPPERGVAVKTSDQGPQAVLSRTLLLGQVNSDGVARVLDVVRGSSGGIVVTEWVEGSSLADVAASGPSPIGAARAVRSLAAAAEIAHRSGGALSIDHPDRIRISNDGNAVLAFPGTLAGDDKASDVRGLGAVLYALLLNRWPLDGPSGSRLVTTDDTTEPVGGLPIARPGADGAPIEPREANSDIPFEISAVAARALDGTRGIRTAATVQHVLDQATVLDLNTDMLPAIGRDDDPPVSVTTRSDTGEDPRKRRNVGLLVGAGLLAVFLVIALVVWASNIFGGDDGSSDIDSIITSSAPPSTPAPPGTAAPQAGTPVALRSVTVKDFSSQPPDPSANVGNVISGAPPAWRTDPYDRTPNFGGLKDGLGLMFDLGTQQAVKTVTIRTSTPGYSVSIRTAPGANPLFTQTTEVASGTVDQPVTTLTVANPQASRFVMVWITSLPPTANPSGRYQAEVAQVSMTS